One Maniola jurtina chromosome 25, ilManJurt1.1, whole genome shotgun sequence DNA segment encodes these proteins:
- the LOC123877952 gene encoding GATA zinc finger domain-containing protein 14-like, which yields MFKKSLWYTLIVLLCINEVVQQEIPTPASFLQPRNFNYHPYELRQHLEDSKPTKQGPVLFPNDGPPPPRRPLIVTARPLIEAIQESDLNPNPPNNSLTENSIPTQNSIPNFVVTQNNPLNHVYPLPSPTDVTLSPDLLENISPISNNDLFSNPGETSVNNVPEASSYNHVPYAQMLLKARLRGYARENGFNDYEERTVLPPIYRALSDHARQNLLKHKIQKQYYQVQNLDYGNQYDSNKESDENNNEDYDQDQNYAFSYRVKDQKTGDDFSHKQQSVSGGTNGEYRVRLPDGRLQIVSYTADENGYNADVRYDEDEVNNLKNNINNDYNNANQYNNQNLQNNVKQNNNNNFIQQYNNNALRNNNANNIRQYDNQNIASNYLRPQQTNINQHEDRIFLNNYVQHDNNLKQFDNNNQNVKIIYFQQNDGNVRQYDNVNLRNDYGNYKDETPIKEDPNQYNSKEYYDYSSEYNQNYEPYNRKFAVFQPVSTPTVVTTLRPNYGEYKNFFTVAPTKVSPSYIDGVISASNSPIVKFESTSENAVFVDGKKVYTNVNHIAPTEPTSTVKNYVSVTPADYLASTIASLRDRMTVTPKPIVFGNFINTLGKYLNFK from the exons GTACACATTGATAGTGTTGTTATGTATCAACGAAGTGGTTCAACAAGAAATACCCACACCGGCCAGTTTCCTCCAACCCAGGAACTTCAACTACCATCCCTACGAACTCCGACAGCACTTGGAAGATAGTAAACCTACAAA ACAAGGCCCAGTGCTGTTCCCGAACGACGGACCACCACCACCACGGCGACCCCTAATAGTAACAGCGCGACCCTTAATCGAAGCGATACAAGAAAGCGACTTAAACCCAAACCCCCCAAACAATTCCTTAACCGAAAACTCCATACCGACCCAAAATTCCATACCAAACTTCGTAGTAACCCAAAATAATCCTCTTAACCATGTATACCCATTACCAAGTCCAACAGACGTGACTCTATCACCAGATCTTTTGGAGAATATTTCTCCAATCTCCAATAATGATCTGTTCTCCAATCCTGGAGAAACTTCCGTCAATAATGTGCCAGAAGCCAGTTCATACAACCATGTCCCTTATGCTCAAATGTTGCTGAAAGCAAGACTCAGGGGATATGCGAGAGAAAATGGATTCAATGATTATGAG GAGCGAACAGTCCTGCCGCCAATATACAGAGCGCTGTCGGACCACGCCAGACAAAATTTGCTGAAacacaaaattcaaaaacaatactatcag GTTCAAAATTTAGACTACGGGAACCAATACGATAGCAATAAAGAATCCGATGAAAACAATAATGAGGACTACGATCAG GATCAAAATTACGCGTTCTCATACAGAGTCAAAGATCAGAAGACTGGTGATGATTTCTCACACAAACAGCAAAGCGTGAGTGGTGGGACCAACGGAGAATACAGGGTTCGACTCCCGGATGGAAGATTACAAATAGTTTCTTACACTGCCGATGAAAATGGCTACAATGCTGATGTAAGATATGATGAAGATGAAGTCAACAATCTCAAAAACAACATCAATAACGATTATAATAATGCAAATCAATATAACAATCAAAACCTTCAAAATAACGTTAAAcagaacaataataataactttataCAACAATATAACAATAATGCACTTAGGAATAACAATGCTAATAATATAAGACAGTATGATAATCAAAACATAGCAAGTAATTATTTAAGACCACAACAAACTAATATAAACCAGCACGAAGATCGAATATTCCTAAACAATTATGTACAACATGACAATAATCTAAAacaatttgataataataatcaaaatgtcaaaattatatACTTTCAACAGAACGATGGTAATGTAAGACAATACGATAATGTAAATCTCAGAAACGATTATGGTAattacaaagatgaaacaccAATCAAAGAGGATCCTAACCAGTATAACTCAAAAGAATATTATGATTATTCATCAGAATACAATCAAAATTATGAGCCTTACAATCGTAAGTTTGCTGTTTTTCAACCTGTTTCAACACCAACCGTAGTAACAACTTTAAGACCAAATTATGGGgaatataaaaatttttttactGTAGCCCCTACAAAAGTATCTCCTTCTTATATAGATGGTGTGATTTCGGCTTCTAATAGCCCGATAGTGAAATTTGAATCAACGTCAGAAAATGCTGTTTTCGTAGATGGAAAAAAGGTTTATACGAACGTAAATCATATTGCACCTACAGAACCAACTTCCACTGTTAAAAATTACGTATCAGTAACACCTGCTGATTACTTGGCATCGACTATAGCGAGTTTAAGAGATAGGATGACAGTGACACCTAAACCTATCGTTTttggtaattttattaatacgctcggcaaatatttgaattttaagtgA